A genomic window from Leptolyngbya sp. BL0902 includes:
- a CDS encoding B12-binding domain-containing radical SAM protein, with protein MNILLVYPRFPKSFWSFDKTLELVGMKAQLPPLGLVTVAAILPQSWNFKLVDRNVREVEDAEWRWADIVIVSAMIVHRPDFLAAIRTAKEYGKLVAVGGPYPTSLPHEAEEAGADFLILDEGEITLPMFVEAVERGDRSGTFRSGGEKPAVTDTPIPRYDLLELDAYAEMSIQFSRGCPFQCEFCDIIVLYGRKPRTKEPDQLLAELQYLYDLGWRRSIFMVDDNFIGNKRNVKRLLTAMKPWMEEHGYPFSFATEASVDLAQDPELMQMMVDCNFGTVFLGIETPDDDSLALTKKFQNVRDPLSESVVAIANAGLRVMAGFIVGFDGEKKGAGERIYQFVEQTAIPTAMVSMLQALPDTALWHRLEKEGRLLGKSADINQATLMNFVPTRPIEDITEEFIQTFWDLYDPLIVLNRTFRHFLMLGEAQKRNYKNRTVSAGAPDINWITIRAFFIVLWRQGIKRKTRLRFWINLAIILWRYPAVAANYVSVCAQAEHFLDFRQIVRQNIEAQLAAYQSAKLATPTPEEAPLAA; from the coding sequence ATGAATATCCTGCTGGTTTATCCTCGTTTTCCAAAAAGCTTTTGGTCCTTTGATAAAACCCTGGAACTGGTAGGCATGAAGGCACAGTTGCCGCCCTTGGGTCTGGTGACGGTGGCGGCTATTTTGCCCCAAAGCTGGAATTTTAAGCTGGTAGACCGCAATGTGCGGGAGGTGGAAGACGCCGAGTGGCGCTGGGCCGATATTGTGATTGTCTCCGCCATGATCGTCCATCGGCCCGACTTTTTGGCCGCTATTCGTACCGCGAAGGAATACGGCAAGCTGGTGGCCGTGGGTGGCCCCTATCCCACCTCTCTGCCCCACGAAGCGGAAGAAGCCGGGGCCGACTTTTTGATTTTAGACGAAGGGGAAATTACCCTACCCATGTTTGTGGAGGCGGTGGAACGGGGCGACCGCAGCGGCACCTTCCGCTCTGGGGGCGAAAAACCCGCCGTTACCGACACCCCCATCCCCCGCTACGACCTGCTGGAGCTAGATGCCTATGCCGAAATGTCGATCCAATTTTCGCGGGGCTGTCCCTTTCAGTGCGAATTTTGCGACATCATTGTGCTCTATGGGCGCAAACCCCGCACCAAAGAGCCCGATCAGCTTTTGGCCGAGCTTCAGTACCTCTACGACCTGGGCTGGCGGCGCAGCATCTTCATGGTGGATGATAACTTCATCGGCAACAAGCGCAACGTCAAACGCCTGCTGACGGCCATGAAGCCCTGGATGGAGGAGCACGGCTATCCCTTCTCCTTTGCCACTGAGGCTTCGGTAGACTTGGCCCAAGATCCAGAACTGATGCAGATGATGGTGGACTGCAACTTTGGCACCGTCTTTTTAGGCATCGAAACCCCCGATGACGATAGCCTCGCCCTCACCAAAAAGTTCCAAAATGTTCGCGATCCGCTATCGGAATCGGTGGTCGCCATTGCCAACGCCGGACTGCGGGTGATGGCCGGATTCATCGTCGGCTTTGACGGCGAGAAAAAAGGCGCAGGCGAACGCATCTATCAATTTGTGGAGCAAACCGCCATCCCCACCGCCATGGTGAGTATGCTGCAAGCCCTGCCGGATACCGCCCTCTGGCACCGCCTAGAAAAAGAAGGTCGCTTGCTGGGCAAGAGCGCCGACATCAACCAGGCCACCCTGATGAATTTCGTGCCCACTCGGCCCATCGAAGACATCACTGAAGAATTTATCCAAACCTTCTGGGATTTGTACGATCCGCTGATTGTCCTCAACCGCACCTTCCGCCACTTTTTGATGCTAGGAGAAGCCCAAAAACGCAACTATAAAAACCGCACCGTCTCCGCTGGGGCACCGGATATTAACTGGATTACCATCCGTGCCTTTTTCATCGTCCTCTGGCGGCAGGGCATTAAGCGCAAGACCCGCCTGCGCTTCTGGATCAACCTGGCCATCATCCTCTGGCGCTACCCTGCGGTAGCGGCGAACTATGTCTCCGTCTGCGCCCAGGCCGAGCACTTCCTCGACTTCCGTCAAATCGTGCGCCAAAACATCGAAGCTCAGCTTGCCGCCTACCAATCCGCCAAGCTGGCCACGCCCACCCCAGAAGAAGCGCCCCTCGCAGCCTAG
- a CDS encoding alpha/beta hydrolase, translating to MKQLSLLSMALVGSGLLGFAPAALAAETVVLQYRGFSRTVAVADLATLAETGEAPASLAGMLRQVGQRPETLQTVLSQPLMTDVVMLDKALNSLPGEWMLDQVSQAIRPVSGEASRQALRSALVAAADDDGEVTLLEVLQAYPTETVVLEVDRLQATYERMTTFLEPISRILGTNILDIILRGGL from the coding sequence ATGAAACAACTCTCTCTACTGTCCATGGCTCTCGTGGGATCGGGGCTGCTGGGTTTCGCCCCAGCGGCCCTAGCGGCAGAAACCGTGGTGCTGCAATACCGAGGGTTTAGCCGCACCGTGGCCGTGGCCGACCTGGCCACCTTAGCCGAAACGGGCGAAGCTCCAGCTAGCTTGGCGGGGATGCTGCGACAGGTGGGCCAGCGACCTGAAACCCTGCAAACCGTGCTGAGCCAACCCCTGATGACCGATGTGGTGATGCTGGATAAGGCGTTGAATAGCCTGCCCGGAGAGTGGATGCTCGATCAGGTCAGTCAGGCCATTCGTCCGGTGAGCGGGGAGGCCAGTCGGCAGGCGCTACGGTCGGCCTTGGTTGCCGCCGCTGATGACGATGGTGAAGTAACGCTTTTGGAAGTCCTCCAAGCCTACCCCACCGAAACCGTGGTGCTGGAGGTGGATCGCCTTCAGGCCACCTATGAGCGCATGACTACTTTTTTGGAGCCGATTTCCCGCATTTTGGGCACAAACATCCTCGATATTATTCTCCGGGGCGGGCTTTGA
- a CDS encoding D-alanine--D-alanine ligase family protein: MTAMTVGLVFGGCSGEHEVSIRSAQAIARGLSSGANAEKYHILPVYIRKDGVWLAGAEAAEVLAAGLPLSDLPAAETITSLQRLPQFSQVDEVDVWFPVLHGPNGEDGTVQGVFTLMQRPWVGSGVLGSAAGMDKIAMKNAFAQAGLPQVKYLAVNRSEVWSNPCVFPKLCDQIEAELGYPCFVKPANLGSSVGIAKATNRRELEAALDSAASYDRRLIVEAGVVAREVECAVLGNDNPRASVLGEISFQSDFYDYETKYTSGQADLTIPSPLPEAVSQQIRDMAVKAFQAVDAAGLSRVDFFYVEATREILINEINTLPGFTATSMYPMLWEASGVPFPELVDTLVQLALERHAA; this comes from the coding sequence ATGACGGCGATGACGGTGGGCTTGGTATTTGGCGGCTGCTCTGGGGAGCATGAGGTGTCGATTCGGTCGGCCCAGGCGATTGCGCGGGGGCTGAGCAGCGGGGCCAATGCGGAGAAGTACCACATCTTGCCCGTCTATATTCGTAAGGATGGCGTGTGGCTGGCGGGTGCTGAGGCGGCTGAGGTACTTGCCGCCGGACTTCCCCTCAGCGACTTACCTGCCGCCGAAACTATCACGTCGCTGCAACGACTGCCCCAGTTTAGCCAGGTGGATGAGGTGGACGTGTGGTTTCCGGTGCTCCACGGCCCCAACGGCGAAGACGGTACCGTACAGGGCGTGTTCACCCTGATGCAGCGCCCCTGGGTGGGCTCTGGGGTGCTGGGTTCGGCCGCGGGGATGGACAAAATCGCCATGAAAAACGCCTTTGCCCAGGCGGGTCTACCCCAGGTGAAGTATTTGGCCGTGAACCGCAGTGAGGTGTGGTCAAATCCCTGCGTGTTCCCTAAACTGTGCGACCAGATTGAAGCCGAACTGGGCTATCCCTGCTTTGTCAAACCCGCCAACCTGGGGTCTTCCGTGGGCATTGCCAAGGCCACCAACCGCCGCGAACTGGAAGCCGCTCTCGACAGTGCCGCCAGCTACGACCGACGGCTGATCGTCGAAGCCGGAGTGGTGGCCCGCGAGGTGGAATGCGCCGTCCTCGGTAACGACAACCCACGGGCCTCGGTGCTGGGGGAAATCTCCTTCCAGAGCGACTTCTACGACTACGAAACCAAATACACTAGCGGCCAAGCCGACCTCACCATTCCCTCCCCTCTGCCGGAGGCCGTCAGCCAGCAAATCCGGGACATGGCGGTGAAGGCGTTTCAGGCCGTGGATGCCGCCGGACTCTCGCGAGTGGACTTTTTCTATGTGGAAGCTACCCGGGAAATCTTGATCAACGAAATCAACACCCTCCCCGGCTTTACGGCAACCAGTATGTATCCCATGCTCTGGGAGGCCAGCGGTGTACCCTTCCCGGAACTGGTGGATACCCTGGTGCAGTTGGCCCTCGAACGCCACGCCGCCTAG
- the hypD gene encoding hydrogenase formation protein HypD, protein MKYVDEFRNPAKAQGVLADITQLAEKLTQDRPGPIKIMEVCGGHTHAIFKFGLEHLLPTSIELVHGPGCPVCIMPKGRLDDAITIAQQPNVIFTTFGDAMRVPGSTLNLLQAKAEGADIRMVYSPLDALAMAKANPDKEVVFFAIGFETTAPSTALTVLQARDQGVMNFSLFSNHVLVVPALEALLDNPDLQLDGFVGPGHVSTVIGTDPYRVITAHYGKPVVVSGFEPLDILQSVWMVLRQLAEGRCEVENQYTRLVNDQGNAVAMGAMAEVFEVRPTFEWRGLGDIPASGLRMRPALAAWDAEEKFTLPGRQVADHRACACGEILKGVKKPWDCKVFGTACTPESPLGACMVSSEGACAAYYKYGRLATERRQVSRV, encoded by the coding sequence ATGAAATACGTTGATGAATTTCGTAATCCGGCTAAGGCTCAAGGCGTTTTGGCGGATATTACCCAACTGGCGGAAAAGCTAACCCAGGATCGACCTGGCCCCATCAAAATTATGGAAGTTTGCGGGGGCCATACCCACGCCATTTTTAAGTTTGGGTTAGAACATTTGCTGCCGACCAGCATTGAACTCGTCCATGGGCCGGGGTGTCCGGTGTGCATTATGCCTAAGGGAAGATTGGATGATGCCATCACCATTGCCCAGCAGCCCAACGTAATTTTCACCACCTTTGGCGATGCCATGCGGGTGCCCGGTTCAACGCTGAATTTGCTCCAGGCCAAGGCGGAGGGGGCAGATATTCGCATGGTGTATTCGCCGCTGGATGCGTTGGCGATGGCGAAGGCCAATCCTGATAAAGAAGTGGTCTTTTTCGCCATTGGCTTTGAAACCACGGCCCCCAGTACGGCCCTCACGGTGCTGCAAGCGCGGGATCAGGGGGTGATGAATTTTAGTTTGTTTAGCAACCACGTCCTGGTAGTTCCGGCCTTGGAAGCCCTGCTGGATAACCCCGATTTGCAACTGGATGGTTTTGTGGGGCCGGGGCACGTTAGCACCGTGATTGGCACCGATCCTTACCGGGTGATTACCGCTCACTATGGTAAACCCGTGGTGGTGTCGGGTTTCGAGCCGCTGGATATTTTGCAGTCGGTGTGGATGGTGCTGCGGCAGTTGGCGGAGGGCCGTTGTGAGGTGGAAAATCAGTACACCCGCCTTGTCAACGATCAGGGTAATGCGGTGGCGATGGGGGCGATGGCCGAGGTGTTTGAGGTGCGCCCCACCTTTGAATGGCGTGGCTTGGGAGATATTCCGGCCTCTGGGCTACGGATGCGACCAGCCCTGGCGGCGTGGGATGCGGAAGAGAAATTCACCCTCCCCGGTCGGCAGGTGGCGGATCATCGGGCCTGTGCCTGCGGCGAGATTCTAAAAGGTGTGAAAAAGCCCTGGGATTGCAAGGTATTCGGCACCGCCTGCACGCCAGAAAGTCCGCTGGGAGCCTGCATGGTGTCCTCTGAGGGAGCTTGCGCCGCCTACTACAAATATGGACGCCTAGCCACGGAGCGACGGCAGGTGAGTCGAGTATAA
- a CDS encoding phycocyanobilin:ferredoxin oxidoreductase has protein sequence MASSPLPSLREQQHPMIRALANRIEAVWQDYLDLSPYALPEDLGYVEGKLEGERLTIENHGYQAPQFRKLHLELARVGNNLDILHCVMFPNPEYGLPMFGCDLVGGRGQISAAIVDLSPVADTLPPAYDKALTALAPPPFAQERGLPEWGTIFSPHCRFIRPTSPEEEAAFVQLIADYLTLHCQQAVATEPTPDLTTTILAGQQRYCTQQQQNDKTRRVLEKAFGDAWAERYMTTVLFDVPPVA, from the coding sequence ATGGCGTCTTCTCCTCTCCCTTCCCTGCGGGAACAGCAGCACCCCATGATTCGGGCCTTGGCCAACCGTATCGAGGCGGTGTGGCAGGACTATCTGGATCTGTCTCCCTACGCACTGCCGGAGGACTTGGGCTATGTGGAGGGCAAGCTAGAGGGCGAACGGCTGACCATCGAAAACCACGGCTACCAAGCGCCCCAGTTTCGCAAGCTGCACCTAGAACTGGCGCGGGTCGGCAATAACCTGGACATCCTCCATTGTGTGATGTTCCCGAATCCTGAATACGGCCTACCGATGTTTGGCTGCGACCTGGTGGGTGGCCGAGGGCAAATCAGCGCCGCCATTGTCGATCTTTCCCCCGTGGCCGACACCCTGCCCCCCGCCTATGACAAAGCCCTCACGGCCCTGGCCCCACCGCCCTTCGCCCAAGAACGCGGCTTGCCAGAATGGGGCACCATTTTTTCGCCCCACTGCCGCTTCATTCGGCCCACCAGCCCCGAAGAAGAAGCTGCCTTTGTTCAGCTCATCGCCGACTACCTCACCCTGCACTGTCAGCAGGCGGTGGCCACCGAGCCTACTCCAGACTTGACGACTACCATTCTGGCCGGACAACAACGCTACTGCACCCAACAACAGCAAAACGACAAAACCCGCCGCGTTCTCGAAAAAGCCTTTGGCGATGCCTGGGCCGAACGCTACATGACCACCGTTTTATTTGATGTCCCACCTGTTGCGTAG
- a CDS encoding AI-2E family transporter, translated as MKLTDWINLALLGISLYVLWRFRQIVLLIFAAVVLVTALNSLTRLFVRTYGWPRDRALLVTSAFVALGGFIFLGLVFPLFASQFQELLELTPKGFAVLTGWFDDFRANPPDWFPDQDIQLIPDFSELLRQVTNISTTVFGNFLSFFSSSVAILLQVLLLLVLTLMILANPPAYRGLLLRMFPSSYRQRADDILTRCESALMSWLGGVALSSMFVGTLSFVGLIILGVPYAFAHAVLAGMFNFIPNLGPTLSAIFPIFVALLQSPGKALAVLVLYVVIQNVESYWFTPMTMQKQVSLLPAATLIAQIFFTTFLGPLGLILALPLAVVCKTWIEEAWIKDVLDRDGPSDSALTPPPPSPFLGHR; from the coding sequence GTGAAGCTCACAGACTGGATTAACTTAGCGCTGCTCGGCATTAGCTTGTATGTGCTGTGGCGGTTTCGGCAGATTGTGCTGCTGATTTTTGCTGCCGTCGTCCTCGTGACGGCCCTCAATAGCCTGACGCGGCTGTTTGTGCGTACCTATGGCTGGCCCCGCGACCGGGCGTTGCTCGTCACATCGGCCTTTGTGGCGTTGGGAGGCTTCATTTTTCTGGGCCTTGTCTTTCCTCTCTTTGCCAGCCAGTTTCAGGAACTATTGGAACTCACTCCCAAGGGGTTTGCGGTCCTCACGGGCTGGTTCGACGACTTCCGCGCAAATCCGCCCGACTGGTTTCCCGACCAAGATATCCAGCTTATCCCTGACTTTAGCGAACTGCTGCGTCAAGTCACCAATATCAGCACCACGGTCTTCGGCAACTTCCTATCCTTCTTCTCCAGCTCGGTGGCTATTTTGCTGCAAGTGCTGCTGCTGCTGGTTCTCACCCTGATGATTTTGGCTAATCCTCCCGCCTATCGGGGGTTGCTGCTGCGGATGTTTCCCTCCAGCTATCGCCAGCGGGCCGATGATATTCTCACCCGCTGCGAATCCGCCCTCATGTCGTGGTTGGGGGGAGTGGCGCTCAGCTCAATGTTTGTGGGCACCCTCAGCTTTGTGGGGCTGATTATTTTGGGCGTGCCCTATGCCTTTGCCCACGCCGTCCTCGCTGGGATGTTTAACTTCATTCCCAACCTGGGGCCAACCCTCAGCGCCATCTTTCCCATCTTTGTGGCGCTGCTGCAATCTCCCGGCAAGGCCCTGGCGGTGCTGGTGCTCTACGTCGTCATCCAAAATGTTGAAAGCTACTGGTTCACCCCCATGACCATGCAGAAGCAGGTTTCCCTTCTGCCCGCCGCCACCCTCATTGCCCAGATTTTCTTCACCACCTTCCTCGGCCCCTTGGGGCTAATTTTGGCCCTTCCCTTGGCGGTGGTCTGCAAAACCTGGATCGAAGAAGCCTGGATTAAGGACGTGCTAGATCGCGATGGCCCATCGGATTCGGCCCTCACACCCCCACCTCCGTCCCCCTTTCTCGGCCATCGGTAA
- a CDS encoding HypC/HybG/HupF family hydrogenase formation chaperone has translation MCLGIPGQIQSISDPVNQLAIVDISGVRRPVNIACIVDDDHPLESCVGEWVLVHVGFALNRIDPDEAAATLVLLDQLAEFDTKELEIANF, from the coding sequence ATGTGCCTAGGTATTCCCGGTCAAATTCAATCCATTAGTGACCCCGTTAATCAACTCGCCATTGTGGATATCAGCGGCGTGCGGCGTCCTGTTAACATTGCCTGCATTGTGGATGACGATCATCCCCTCGAAAGCTGTGTAGGGGAATGGGTGCTGGTTCACGTTGGCTTTGCCCTCAACCGCATCGACCCTGACGAAGCTGCTGCTACTCTGGTCTTGTTAGATCAACTGGCAGAATTTGACACTAAGGAACTAGAAATAGCGAACTTTTGA
- a CDS encoding glycosyltransferase, translating into MVSQLQRLVPCPTGLLQVPDLPSEEGAAPTLSLIIPTYNEGQNLGTLLNALVAVLDPLLPNDYELILVDDDSPDLTWRQGLALGEHLPQLRVMRRQGERGLSSAVIRGWQVAQGRILGVIDADLQHPPEVLQGLLEAIQSGADLAVASRHVEGGGVSEWSLARRILSRGAQTLGLLILPRVVGRVSDPMSGFFMVQRAAIAGPRLNPKGYKILLEVLGRGTIDTITEVGYVFQERQEGSSKVTGRQYFDYIHHLLRLRAGGRLSHLHRRFPWQRFLRFGLVGLSGVVVDMAILYLLHTTLGLPLTRSKIVAAEIAIFNNFVWNDAWTFADVSLRQRGWPARFKRFLKFNLICLGGLVLNVLVLNLVYNLIFGQRWAYLANLIAIGLVTIWNFWLNLKLSWRVTQVK; encoded by the coding sequence ATGGTTTCCCAGCTTCAACGGCTTGTGCCCTGTCCTACTGGCCTGCTTCAGGTGCCGGATCTGCCTTCGGAGGAGGGGGCCGCGCCGACCCTGTCTCTCATTATCCCCACCTACAACGAGGGTCAAAACCTAGGGACGTTGCTCAATGCGCTGGTGGCTGTCCTCGATCCGCTGTTGCCCAACGATTACGAGCTAATTTTGGTGGATGACGACAGCCCCGATCTCACCTGGCGGCAGGGGTTGGCCCTTGGCGAACATCTGCCCCAACTGCGGGTGATGCGTCGGCAGGGAGAGCGGGGGCTATCTTCGGCGGTAATTCGTGGCTGGCAGGTGGCCCAAGGAAGAATCTTGGGCGTCATTGATGCCGATCTGCAACATCCGCCGGAGGTGCTGCAAGGGTTGCTGGAAGCGATCCAATCCGGGGCCGACTTGGCCGTGGCCAGCCGCCATGTGGAGGGGGGCGGCGTTAGCGAATGGAGCTTGGCACGACGGATTCTATCGCGGGGGGCGCAAACCCTAGGGCTACTGATTTTGCCCAGAGTGGTGGGCCGAGTGAGCGACCCAATGAGCGGCTTCTTTATGGTGCAGCGTGCAGCCATTGCAGGGCCACGGCTCAACCCCAAGGGCTACAAGATTTTGCTGGAAGTTCTTGGTCGGGGCACCATCGACACGATCACCGAGGTGGGCTACGTCTTCCAAGAACGCCAGGAGGGCAGCAGCAAAGTCACCGGGCGGCAATACTTCGACTACATTCACCACCTGTTGCGGCTGCGGGCTGGGGGCCGTTTGTCTCACCTGCATCGGCGCTTTCCCTGGCAGCGGTTTCTGCGCTTTGGCCTAGTGGGGCTCAGCGGCGTGGTGGTGGATATGGCCATCCTCTACCTGCTCCACACCACCCTAGGACTACCCCTCACCCGCAGCAAAATTGTGGCGGCGGAAATCGCCATCTTCAATAATTTTGTGTGGAATGATGCCTGGACCTTTGCCGATGTCAGCCTGCGGCAGCGGGGTTGGCCAGCCCGGTTCAAGCGGTTCCTCAAGTTCAACCTGATTTGCCTCGGCGGGCTGGTGCTGAATGTGCTGGTGCTGAATCTGGTCTACAACCTGATCTTTGGCCAGCGCTGGGCCTATCTGGCCAACCTGATCGCCATCGGCCTAGTCACGATTTGGAACTTCTGGCTCAACCTCAAGCTCAGTTGGCGCGTCACCCAGGTGAAATAA
- a CDS encoding type II toxin-antitoxin system VapC family toxin, which yields MSETIYIETSILGYLTARPSRDIVVAANIEITKEWWENRRSKFQLYASQAVVKETSQGDAEIAAQRLEIISQIKILELNSSVLGLAENFLARSNLPAKADIDAVHIAASTIHGMDYLLTWNCKHIANAQIQRRLAQISADFGYELPILCTPYELLGD from the coding sequence ATGAGTGAAACTATCTATATTGAAACAAGCATTTTAGGCTATCTCACTGCGCGCCCAAGCCGAGATATAGTGGTAGCCGCTAATATTGAGATAACAAAGGAGTGGTGGGAGAATCGTCGTAGTAAGTTTCAATTATACGCATCACAAGCTGTTGTCAAGGAAACCTCTCAGGGAGATGCCGAAATCGCAGCGCAACGCCTCGAAATCATCAGCCAAATCAAAATACTCGAGCTGAACTCATCTGTACTGGGTCTGGCAGAGAATTTTCTAGCACGCAGCAATCTTCCCGCAAAAGCCGATATTGATGCCGTTCATATTGCTGCTTCAACAATTCATGGAATGGACTACCTGCTGACATGGAATTGTAAACACATAGCGAATGCCCAAATCCAAAGGCGGTTAGCACAAATTAGCGCCGACTTTGGATATGAACTACCCATCCTTTGCACACCCTACGAACTACTTGGAGATTAA
- the gmk gene encoding guanylate kinase translates to MAVSTPPSPNLHQPTLDHVPSIASSRTGRLIVFTGPSGVGKGTLLKALRERYPSLGLSISATTRSPRPGEVDGKDYYFVSREQFQAMVDNGDLLEWAEFAGNFYGTPKAAVQRHLEEGEWLILEIELEGARQVRHTFPQALQLFVLPPSLDELEQRIRLRGKDSEDAIVRRMARAQVEIDAAPEFDVQIINDDLETALQQLETAIFDQ, encoded by the coding sequence ATGGCCGTTAGCACCCCACCCTCTCCCAATCTGCATCAGCCCACCCTCGACCATGTTCCCAGCATCGCCAGTTCTCGTACCGGACGACTGATTGTGTTTACTGGGCCGAGTGGCGTGGGTAAGGGCACCCTGCTCAAGGCTTTGCGGGAGCGCTATCCCAGCCTGGGCCTTTCCATTTCGGCCACCACCCGATCCCCCCGCCCCGGTGAGGTAGACGGCAAGGACTACTACTTCGTTAGCCGCGAGCAGTTTCAAGCGATGGTGGACAACGGCGACCTGCTGGAGTGGGCCGAGTTTGCCGGAAACTTCTACGGCACCCCCAAGGCCGCTGTGCAGCGCCACCTAGAGGAAGGCGAGTGGCTGATCCTAGAAATTGAACTGGAGGGCGCTCGTCAGGTGCGGCACACCTTTCCTCAGGCGCTTCAGTTGTTTGTGCTGCCCCCTTCATTGGATGAGCTAGAGCAGCGCATTCGACTGCGGGGCAAAGACTCGGAAGACGCCATTGTGCGCCGCATGGCCCGCGCCCAGGTGGAAATTGACGCCGCCCCCGAATTTGATGTGCAGATCATCAACGACGACCTCGAAACGGCCCTGCAACAGCTTGAAACCGCCATCTTTGACCAGTAA